From a single Ailuropoda melanoleuca isolate Jingjing chromosome 12, ASM200744v2, whole genome shotgun sequence genomic region:
- the LOC117795295 gene encoding uncharacterized protein LOC117795295, with protein MGLHVHPLPQSSLSIPVFRTRGIPGGHLAQSLWKAPGPLAPLSCAWGPLGRRKQCIVVLASRISCSSPGPDGSLWKLSPESPMLPGQGQAQEVAGGGFAQSQGDLEERGLGGSGCSLLLDRRTSRLQAVGVGHLPESFAVGAVGSDPVAGHCLLIPAGCWLLCASHPAEMTSGTSGTLGRVPLLIRALLTSAPAHLAQAGGITPCTENVGRLSLLASNRFWLRAGTRARQNGIVFIQVASTQRLAARRGSINGCRRTREDIGGGKTSCCSPTPGMRAPPHTPTMACRLPNRLWGSRVPRCSLQNRAKAAEHFLSPNFRG; from the coding sequence ATGGGCTTACAtgtccatcccctcccccagagcagcCTTTCTATCCCTGTGTTTAGGACCCGTGGCATTCCTGGGGGCCACCTGGCCCAGTCCCTTTGGAAAGCACCAGGGCCACTGGCACCTCTTTCCTGTGCCTGGGGACCACTCGGTCGCCGGAAGCAATGCATTGTAGTGCTGGCCTCCAGGATTTCCTGCAGCAGCCCAGGGCCGGACGGGTCTTTGTGGAAACTGTCCCCGGAGAGCCCCATGCTGCCTGGCCAGGGTCAGGCCcaggaggtggcaggagggggGTTTGCTCAAAGCCAAGGGGACCTTGAGGAGAGGGGCCTTGGAGGAAGTGGATGCTCTCTGCTATTGGACCGCAGGACCTCCCGCCTCCAGGCTGTGGGTGTGGGTCACCTCCCAGAATCCTTTGCAGTGGGTGCTGTTGGCTCCGACCCTGTGGCAGGCCACTGTCTCCTGATCCCAGCCGGCTGTTGGCTCCTCTGCGCTTCGCATCCAGCAGAAATGACATCTGGGACATCAGGGACCTTGGGACGTGTCCCCCTCCTCATCAGGGCCCTTTTGACCTCCGCCCCCGCCCACCTTGCACAGGCCGGGGGAATAACCCCCTGCACAGAGAATGTGGGACGCTTGTCACTCCTGGCCTCCAACCGGTTTTGGCTGCGGGCAGGAACACGCGCTCGCCAAAACGGAATTGTATTTATACAAGTAGCATCCACCCAGCGCCTGGCAGCCAGAAGGGGCTCAATAAATGGGTGTCGAAGGACCAGGGAGGACATTGGGGGAGGGAAGACCTCCTGCTGCTCTCCCACACCAGGGATGAGGGCACCTCCACACACCCCAACCATGGCCTGCCGCCTCCCCAACAGGCTCTGGGGCTCGAGGGTGCCTCGCTGCAGCCTCCAAAATAGAGCCAAGGCCGCAGAACATTTCCTGTCACCAAACTTCCGAGGCTAA